In Longimicrobiales bacterium, the genomic window ACCTTCTCGAGCGCCTGGTAGATCGGGACGGTACCGATCGGTACGGGCGAGTTGCGGATGATCCACTGCCGTGTCTCGTGAATGTCGCGGCCCGTCGACAGGTCCATGACTGTATCGGCGCCCCACAGCGTCGCCCAGCGCAGCTTCTCCACCTCGTCATCGATCGACGACTTAACGACGCTGTTCCCGATGTTCGCGTTGATCTTCACCTTGAACGCCCGGCCGATGACCATCGGCTCGAGCTCCGGGTGGTTGATGTTGGCGGGTATGATCGCGCGGCCGCGCGCGACCTCGGAGCGCACGAGTTCCACGTCGAAGCCTTCGCGCAGCGCGATGAATTCCATCTCCGGCGTGATCTCGCCGCGCCGCGCGTAATGCATCTGCGACACGCGGGCACCGGGCTTCGCGCGATAGACGTCGTTCGCGAGCAGGTCCGTCGGCGTGGCGCCATTGCCGGCCGTGTGCACAGCGGTGTCGCCGGACGCGTTGCGCACAAGCTCGACATCGCCCCGGCCGACGACCCAGTCGCGCCGCAGCTTCGGCAGGCCGGCCGTCGCGTCGAATCCCTGCGGACCGCTCGTGTCGTAAACGCGCAGCGGCGGCTCGCCGCCCGACAGCGAGATCTCGCGCATAGGCACGCGCACGCCATGCGCGCCGTCGACGTAGACCTTGCATGAGGAGGGGAAGGCCTGCTCCATTGTGGCCGGAGCGGAGGATGCCGCGGCGGGTGCGTGCGCGACTGAAGACGTCCTGGTGCTGCTGCCGTTTCCCTGCATGGCGACCTTCCCGTGCGCGTTTACGATGACCCGGCGCGGCGGTCGACGCACGGAAAAGCGCGCCACCTCCGGTGGAGGCGACGCGCGAAGAGCACCAGCTGCTGGTGCCACGG contains:
- a CDS encoding phosphomethylpyrimidine synthase ThiC, giving the protein MQGNGSSTRTSSVAHAPAAASSAPATMEQAFPSSCKVYVDGAHGVRVPMREISLSGGEPPLRVYDTSGPQGFDATAGLPKLRRDWVVGRGDVELVRNASGDTAVHTAGNGATPTDLLANDVYRAKPGARVSQMHYARRGEITPEMEFIALREGFDVELVRSEVARGRAIIPANINHPELEPMVIGRAFKVKINANIGNSVVKSSIDDEVEKLRWATLWGADTVMDLSTGRDIHETRQWIIRNSPVPIGTVPIYQALEKV